In Paraburkholderia terrae, a genomic segment contains:
- a CDS encoding aldehyde dehydrogenase (NADP(+)): MDIRGELIIGQQAFKARGGDVYAVAAASGERLEPAFGAATSDEVERACTLAEEAFDTYRQLPDEQRAQFLDAIAQEIVDLGAVLTERAHLETGLPLPRLEGERMRTVGQLKLFASLVRDGRWHGAVIDAAQPQRAPLPRPDLRLRRIGLGPVAVFGASNFPLAFSVAGGDTASALAAGCPVVVKAHPSHLGTSELVARAIAKAALDTGMPEGVFSMVLGDGIAIGEALVRHPAIQAVGFTGSRQGGLALQRIAQSRREPIPVYAEMSSINPVVLLPAALGARGAAIARDFVDSLTLGAGQFCTNPGLVVAIEGPALDAFCAAAVDALIAKPATTMLSPGIHGAYCRGVERLATRSGVAKLAAGKPASGAYEAVPALLRTDAERFLADESLEDEVFGPSSLVIACRDFDELHRVLRRLSGQLTATVQLDDDDHALARKLLPTLERKAGRVLFNGFPTGVEVSYAMVHGGPFPSTSDSRTTSVGASAIDRFLRPVCYQAVPDTLLPEALQAGNPRGIWRLVDGQLARDKAQ; this comes from the coding sequence ATGGATATCCGTGGCGAATTGATCATCGGTCAGCAGGCGTTCAAGGCGCGCGGCGGCGACGTGTATGCGGTTGCGGCGGCCTCGGGCGAGCGCCTTGAGCCCGCATTCGGCGCGGCAACCAGCGACGAGGTCGAACGCGCCTGTACGCTGGCCGAAGAGGCGTTCGATACGTATCGGCAATTGCCCGACGAACAGCGCGCGCAGTTCCTCGATGCCATCGCGCAAGAGATCGTCGACCTTGGCGCAGTGCTGACGGAGCGCGCCCATCTGGAAACGGGCTTGCCGCTGCCGCGTCTTGAAGGCGAGCGCATGCGGACCGTCGGTCAGCTGAAGCTGTTCGCGAGCCTCGTGCGCGATGGCCGCTGGCACGGCGCTGTGATCGATGCGGCGCAACCGCAGCGCGCGCCGCTGCCACGGCCCGATCTGCGTTTGCGGCGCATCGGGCTTGGCCCGGTGGCCGTATTCGGCGCGAGCAACTTTCCGCTGGCGTTCTCGGTTGCGGGCGGCGATACGGCTTCGGCTCTGGCTGCCGGTTGTCCTGTCGTCGTGAAGGCGCATCCGTCGCATCTGGGCACGTCGGAACTGGTCGCGCGCGCGATTGCAAAGGCCGCGCTCGACACGGGCATGCCAGAAGGCGTTTTCTCGATGGTACTCGGCGACGGCATCGCGATCGGCGAAGCGCTGGTGCGTCATCCCGCGATCCAGGCTGTTGGCTTCACGGGTTCGCGGCAGGGCGGCCTCGCCTTGCAACGGATCGCGCAAAGCCGCCGCGAGCCGATTCCTGTTTATGCGGAAATGAGCAGCATCAATCCTGTCGTGCTTCTGCCCGCGGCGCTCGGCGCGCGCGGCGCTGCCATCGCACGCGATTTCGTCGACTCGCTCACGCTCGGCGCGGGACAGTTCTGCACGAACCCTGGTCTCGTTGTCGCGATTGAAGGCCCCGCGCTCGATGCGTTCTGCGCAGCGGCTGTCGATGCGCTTATCGCGAAGCCGGCCACGACGATGCTGTCGCCGGGCATTCATGGTGCGTACTGTCGTGGCGTCGAGCGTCTGGCGACGCGCAGCGGCGTTGCAAAACTCGCGGCGGGCAAGCCAGCGAGCGGCGCCTACGAGGCCGTCCCTGCGTTGCTGCGCACGGACGCAGAACGCTTCCTCGCCGATGAATCGCTCGAAGACGAAGTGTTCGGTCCGAGTTCGCTCGTGATTGCGTGCCGCGACTTCGACGAATTGCATCGCGTGCTGCGGCGTTTGTCGGGGCAGCTGACGGCAACGGTTCAGCTCGACGACGACGACCACGCACTCGCGCGCAAGCTGCTGCCCACACTCGAACGCAAGGCCGGGCGCGTGCTGTTCAACGGCTTCCCGACAGGCGTCGAGGTCAGTTATGCGATGGTGCATGGCGGGCCATTCCCGTCGACGTCGGACAGCCGTACGACATCGGTTGGCGCATCGGCAATCGACCGCTTCCTGCGGCCTGTGTGCTATCAGGCCGTGCCGGATACGCTGTTGCCCGAAGCGCTGCAGGCGGGTAATCCGCGCGGGATCTGGAGGCTGGTGGACGGTCAACTGGCGCGCGACAAGGCGCAGTGA
- a CDS encoding LysR family transcriptional regulator, translating to MNSDDLELFARVAKTGSISRTAMDLGANQSTISRRIGILEAELGVRLFRRSGRGVGLTEHGEQLLGYALAMEKTLDEARIAMQDSGKRGPATLSIAAQPTIARIMFGRLGHRLKARYPGTRIRFVEGLATHILGWLNDGDVDLAVMYVPEHPGASQFDTLLSEQVCLVTPAASPLPDGPFAVSGLAGVPLILPSTHHGLRVLVESLAARHGFTPNIALECDGSISITKRLVIEQCGSTVLPAAAVVEEVASGRVRCFPLTDPEVQREVALAWPQNRVMPEGVWHVAQMIRDLAADLSADGSWPNTTLHPASKA from the coding sequence ATGAACTCAGACGATCTCGAGTTGTTCGCGCGCGTCGCAAAAACGGGCAGCATCTCGCGCACCGCGATGGATCTCGGCGCCAACCAGTCCACCATCAGCCGGCGTATCGGCATACTCGAAGCCGAACTCGGCGTGCGCCTGTTTCGTCGCAGCGGACGCGGCGTGGGGCTGACTGAGCACGGCGAACAGTTGCTCGGCTATGCGCTCGCCATGGAGAAAACGCTCGACGAAGCGCGCATCGCGATGCAGGACAGCGGCAAGCGCGGGCCCGCGACACTCTCCATCGCCGCGCAACCCACCATCGCGCGAATCATGTTCGGCAGGCTCGGGCATCGGCTGAAAGCGCGCTATCCAGGCACGCGGATTCGCTTCGTCGAAGGACTGGCGACGCATATCCTCGGCTGGCTCAACGACGGCGATGTCGATCTCGCCGTCATGTACGTCCCCGAGCATCCGGGCGCGAGCCAGTTCGACACGCTGCTATCGGAACAGGTGTGTCTGGTGACGCCCGCCGCATCGCCGCTGCCGGACGGACCTTTTGCCGTCAGCGGGCTCGCTGGCGTGCCGCTGATCTTGCCGAGCACGCATCACGGCTTGCGCGTACTCGTGGAATCGCTGGCGGCGCGACACGGGTTCACGCCCAACATCGCGCTCGAATGCGACGGCTCCATTTCGATCACGAAGCGTCTCGTCATCGAGCAGTGCGGTTCGACTGTGTTGCCAGCGGCTGCCGTGGTCGAGGAGGTGGCATCCGGGCGCGTGCGGTGCTTCCCGCTAACGGACCCTGAGGTCCAGCGCGAAGTCGCGCTTGCGTGGCCGCAGAACCGCGTGATGCCGGAGGGCGTCTGGCATGTCGCGCAGATGATCCGCGATCTCGCCGCCGATCTCTCCGCCGACGGCAGCTGGCCGAACACGACCTTGCATCCGGCCAGCAAAGCGTAA
- the phnY gene encoding phosphonoacetaldehyde dehydrogenase — protein sequence MNAIADTTKAHAQVRHEALRIDGEKIWRDEVIEVRSPYDGALVGTVPKATLEDVRRAFAVARAYRPALTRYERAAILRRAADAVRARTQEIAAVITAEAGLCMKDSTYEAGRVADVLVFGAGEVMKDDGQIFSCDLTPHGKKRRVYTQRDPLLGVISAITPFNHPMNQVAHKIVPSIATNNRIVVKPSEKVPLSCYLLADILYEAGLPAQMLQVVTGDPAVIADELITNPAIDLITFTGGVSIGKSIASRMGYRRAVLELGGNDPIIVMEDADLDEASTLAVSGSYKNSGQRCTAIKRMLVHEAVADRFTDLVVDKTRAWKYGNPADASVDMGTVIDEAAARFCERQVNDALARGARLLAGNRRDGALYAPTVVDRVTPDMPLVKHETFGPVSPIMRFGNIDEAIRMSNSTDYALSSSICTNRFDYITRFISELEVGSVNVREVPGYRLELTPFGGVKDSGLGYKEGVQEAMKSFTNTKTYSLPW from the coding sequence ATGAACGCTATTGCAGACACGACGAAAGCACACGCGCAGGTTCGCCACGAAGCGTTGCGTATCGACGGCGAGAAGATCTGGCGCGATGAAGTCATCGAAGTGCGCAGCCCATATGACGGCGCGCTGGTCGGCACGGTGCCGAAGGCGACGCTGGAAGACGTGCGCCGCGCATTCGCCGTCGCGCGTGCCTATCGCCCCGCGCTCACGCGTTACGAACGTGCCGCGATCCTGCGACGCGCGGCGGATGCAGTACGGGCGCGCACGCAGGAGATTGCTGCCGTCATCACGGCGGAAGCTGGTTTGTGCATGAAGGATTCGACCTACGAAGCGGGACGTGTCGCCGATGTGCTCGTGTTCGGCGCAGGCGAGGTGATGAAGGACGACGGCCAGATCTTCTCGTGCGATCTCACGCCGCACGGCAAGAAGCGGCGCGTCTACACGCAGCGCGATCCGCTGCTGGGCGTGATCTCGGCCATCACCCCGTTCAATCATCCGATGAACCAGGTCGCGCACAAGATCGTGCCGTCGATTGCGACCAACAATCGTATCGTCGTGAAGCCGTCGGAGAAAGTGCCGCTGTCGTGCTACCTGCTGGCCGACATCCTTTACGAAGCAGGCCTGCCCGCTCAGATGCTTCAGGTGGTGACGGGCGACCCGGCCGTGATCGCCGATGAACTGATCACCAATCCCGCGATCGATCTGATCACCTTCACGGGTGGCGTGTCGATCGGCAAGTCGATCGCGTCGCGCATGGGTTATCGGCGGGCGGTGCTCGAACTGGGCGGCAACGATCCCATCATCGTGATGGAGGATGCCGATCTGGACGAAGCCAGCACGCTCGCCGTTTCGGGCTCGTACAAGAACTCTGGGCAGCGCTGCACCGCCATCAAGCGGATGCTGGTCCATGAAGCCGTTGCCGATCGCTTCACCGATCTCGTCGTCGACAAGACGCGCGCATGGAAATACGGCAATCCCGCCGATGCATCGGTCGACATGGGCACCGTAATCGACGAAGCCGCCGCGCGCTTTTGCGAGCGCCAGGTTAACGATGCGCTCGCGCGCGGCGCGCGCCTGCTGGCGGGCAACCGGCGCGACGGCGCGCTCTATGCACCCACTGTCGTCGATCGCGTGACGCCGGATATGCCGCTCGTCAAGCACGAAACATTCGGCCCCGTGTCACCGATCATGCGCTTTGGCAACATCGACGAAGCGATCCGCATGTCGAACAGCACGGACTATGCACTGTCCTCGTCGATCTGCACGAATCGTTTCGACTACATCACACGTTTCATTTCGGAACTGGAGGTGGGCAGCGTCAACGTGCGCGAGGTGCCCGGCTACCGCCTCGAACTCACACCCTTCGGCGGCGTAAAGGATTCCGGCCTGGGCTATAAGGAAGGCGTGCAGGAGGCGATGAAGAGCTTCACCAATACCAAAACCTATTCGCTGCCGTGGTGA
- the phnA gene encoding phosphonoacetate hydrolase produces MSTSPASVEVNGRRYNWMRRPVVVVCVDGCAYEYLEMAAAAGVAPFIGKLLKPATALKGDCVVPSFTNPNNLSIVTGVPPAVHGISGNYFFDRESGTEVLMNDPKYLVAPTVLARFAEAGAKVAVVTAKDKLRRLLGKGLKGICFSSEKADEASLEENGIDDVLELVGKPVPSVYSAELSEFVFAAGVRLLETREIDLMYLSTTDYVQHKCAPGTPGANAFYQMMDGYLQRLDELGAIVAITADHGMNAKHNEDGKPNVIYLQERFDEWLGKDQARVILPITDPYVVHHGALGSFATVYLPESADIDALRSRLAAEPGIELVLNSEEGCARFELPPARMGDLIVISRRDVVLGTQRIRHDLSGLDAPLRSHGGLAEQSVPLIFSQPVAKSAAQRARLRNFDVIDIALNHLQ; encoded by the coding sequence ATGAGCACATCCCCTGCATCCGTCGAAGTGAACGGCCGCCGCTACAACTGGATGCGCAGGCCCGTCGTCGTGGTCTGTGTGGACGGCTGCGCCTACGAATATCTGGAGATGGCCGCCGCGGCGGGCGTCGCGCCCTTCATCGGCAAGCTGTTGAAACCGGCCACCGCGCTCAAGGGCGACTGTGTGGTGCCGAGCTTTACGAACCCGAACAACCTGTCGATCGTGACGGGCGTGCCGCCTGCCGTGCATGGCATCAGCGGCAATTACTTTTTCGATCGCGAGAGCGGCACCGAGGTGCTGATGAACGATCCGAAATACCTCGTCGCGCCAACCGTGCTCGCGCGTTTCGCGGAGGCGGGCGCGAAGGTTGCCGTCGTCACCGCTAAGGACAAGCTGCGCCGCCTGCTCGGCAAGGGCCTGAAGGGCATCTGCTTTTCATCGGAGAAAGCGGATGAGGCTTCGCTCGAAGAAAACGGCATCGACGACGTGCTCGAACTCGTCGGCAAGCCGGTGCCGAGCGTCTATAGCGCCGAGCTGTCGGAGTTCGTGTTCGCGGCGGGCGTGCGCCTGCTGGAAACACGCGAGATCGATCTGATGTACCTGTCGACCACCGACTACGTGCAGCACAAATGCGCGCCCGGCACGCCCGGCGCGAACGCCTTCTATCAGATGATGGACGGCTATCTGCAACGGCTCGACGAACTGGGCGCCATCGTCGCGATCACGGCCGACCACGGCATGAACGCGAAACACAATGAAGACGGCAAGCCGAACGTGATCTATCTGCAGGAGCGCTTCGACGAATGGCTCGGCAAGGACCAGGCGCGCGTGATCCTGCCCATCACCGATCCCTACGTCGTGCATCACGGCGCGCTCGGTTCGTTCGCGACGGTGTACCTGCCCGAATCGGCGGATATCGATGCATTGCGCAGCAGGCTCGCCGCCGAACCCGGCATCGAACTCGTGCTGAACAGCGAAGAAGGCTGCGCGCGGTTCGAGCTGCCGCCCGCGCGGATGGGCGACCTGATCGTGATTTCCAGGCGCGACGTCGTGCTCGGCACGCAGCGCATCCGGCACGACCTGTCGGGGCTCGACGCGCCGCTGCGCTCGCACGGCGGCCTCGCCGAGCAAAGCGTGCCGCTGATCTTCAGCCAGCCCGTCGCGAAGTCCGCCGCGCAACGCGCGCGGCTGCGCAACTTCGACGTCATCGATATCGCACTCAACCATCTCCAGTGA
- a CDS encoding putative 2-aminoethylphosphonate ABC transporter substrate-binding protein, whose product MAASVMFGAAQAAQAKTQLLVYTALEDEAMKPYKDAFEKANPDIEIRWVRDSTGAVTAKLLAEKSNPRADVVLGLAASSLTLLDLQGMLMPYQPKDFDALTRKYSDSNNPPHWVGMDVWGATICYNRVEAEKRHLPKPTSWEDLAKPIYKGMIVMPSPVSSGTGYLDVTSWLQTFGDEKGWQYMDALDKNVAQYVHSGSKPCTLAGTGEFPIGISFEFRGHDLQAQGAPIDLIFPKEGLGWDMEATGVMKTTKHPEEAKKLADFMASRQANEITAQWWAIVAYPGVAKKLSGIPDNYPQLLVKNDFVWSAKNRQSILEDWQKRYGSKEQK is encoded by the coding sequence ATGGCGGCGTCGGTGATGTTCGGCGCTGCACAGGCCGCACAGGCGAAGACGCAATTGCTGGTCTACACGGCGCTTGAAGACGAAGCGATGAAGCCGTACAAGGACGCCTTCGAGAAGGCGAATCCGGACATCGAGATCCGCTGGGTGCGCGATTCCACGGGCGCGGTCACGGCCAAGCTGCTCGCCGAAAAGAGCAACCCGCGCGCCGACGTCGTGCTTGGACTTGCCGCGTCGAGCCTCACGCTGCTCGACCTGCAAGGCATGCTGATGCCCTATCAGCCGAAAGACTTCGACGCCCTGACGCGCAAGTACAGCGACAGCAACAATCCGCCGCATTGGGTCGGGATGGATGTGTGGGGCGCGACCATTTGCTACAACCGCGTCGAAGCGGAAAAGCGCCATCTGCCGAAGCCGACTTCGTGGGAAGACCTCGCCAAGCCAATCTACAAAGGGATGATCGTGATGCCGAGCCCGGTGTCGTCGGGCACGGGCTATCTCGACGTGACGTCGTGGTTGCAAACCTTCGGCGACGAGAAAGGCTGGCAGTACATGGACGCGCTCGACAAGAACGTCGCGCAATACGTTCACTCCGGCTCGAAGCCTTGCACGCTGGCGGGCACGGGCGAATTTCCGATCGGCATCTCATTCGAATTCCGTGGCCATGACTTGCAGGCGCAAGGCGCGCCTATCGACCTGATCTTTCCGAAAGAGGGTCTCGGCTGGGACATGGAAGCGACGGGCGTCATGAAGACGACGAAGCATCCCGAAGAAGCGAAGAAGCTCGCCGACTTCATGGCCAGCCGGCAGGCGAACGAAATCACCGCGCAATGGTGGGCGATCGTCGCCTATCCGGGTGTCGCAAAGAAACTGTCGGGCATTCCTGACAACTATCCGCAACTGCTCGTGAAGAACGACTTCGTCTGGTCCGCGAAGAACCGCCAGTCGATTCTCGAAGACTGGCAGAAGCGCTACGGCAGCAAGGAGCAGAAGTAG
- a CDS encoding putative 2-aminoethylphosphonate ABC transporter ATP-binding protein gives MTAYLSVEQVSKRFNETTVLNDIHLGVKKGEMLCFLGPSGCGKTTLLRIIAGLEMQSAGRIMQDGRDISRLPPQLRDYGIVFQSYALFPNLTIFDNVAYGLVNRKMKRAAIAERVHELLALVGLPDSHRKHPNQLSGGQQQRIALARALATSPGLLLLDEPLSALDARVRVRLRQEIRQLQQRLGVTTIMVTHDQEEALSMADRIVVMNHGVIEQIGSPHEIYREPASPFVADFIGKVNMIPAEVMRDGTLKAGEIGLHYGCGSAQPAPGSQVSAFVRPEDIHISVPGSAPDNLLAARVEKLEFLGAFCRVSFKVEGLAGQEIVADLSFHEMHRTGLQAGARFDLAIQRENVCVFTAAKERLQ, from the coding sequence ATGACAGCGTATTTGAGCGTGGAGCAGGTTTCCAAGCGGTTCAACGAGACGACCGTTCTGAACGATATCCATCTCGGCGTGAAGAAGGGCGAGATGCTGTGTTTCCTGGGGCCGTCGGGGTGCGGAAAGACGACTTTGCTGCGCATTATCGCCGGGCTCGAAATGCAGAGCGCGGGGCGCATCATGCAGGACGGCCGTGATATCTCGCGCTTGCCGCCGCAGTTGCGCGACTACGGCATCGTGTTCCAGTCGTATGCGCTGTTTCCGAATCTGACGATCTTCGACAACGTCGCGTATGGCCTCGTGAATCGCAAGATGAAGCGCGCGGCGATCGCGGAGCGCGTACACGAACTGCTTGCGCTGGTGGGCTTGCCGGATTCGCATCGCAAGCATCCGAACCAGTTGTCGGGCGGCCAGCAGCAGCGCATTGCGCTCGCGCGGGCGCTGGCGACGTCGCCGGGCTTGCTGTTGCTCGACGAACCGCTATCGGCGCTCGATGCGCGTGTGCGTGTGCGCCTGCGCCAGGAGATCCGGCAGTTGCAGCAACGGCTCGGCGTCACGACGATCATGGTCACGCACGACCAGGAAGAAGCACTGTCGATGGCTGACCGCATCGTCGTGATGAATCATGGCGTGATCGAGCAGATCGGCTCGCCGCACGAGATCTATCGCGAGCCCGCGTCGCCGTTCGTCGCGGATTTCATCGGCAAGGTCAACATGATTCCCGCCGAAGTGATGCGCGACGGCACGCTGAAAGCGGGCGAGATCGGGCTGCACTACGGCTGTGGAAGCGCGCAGCCCGCGCCGGGTTCGCAGGTCTCGGCCTTTGTGCGCCCGGAAGACATTCATATCAGCGTGCCCGGCAGCGCGCCGGACAACCTGCTGGCCGCGCGGGTGGAAAAGCTCGAGTTTCTCGGCGCTTTCTGCCGCGTCAGTTTCAAGGTCGAAGGGCTCGCGGGGCAGGAGATCGTCGCCGACCTGTCGTTCCATGAGATGCACCGTACGGGCCTGCAAGCGGGCGCGCGCTTCGATCTTGCCATTCAACGCGAAAACGTCTGCGTGTTCACGGCCGCGAAGGAGCGTCTGCAATGA